Proteins encoded in a region of the Bacillus sp. T3 genome:
- a CDS encoding ATP-binding protein has translation MKQLGTLYFFCGKMGAGKSTKSKKLAIDKHAVLLSEDEWLSSLYPNQIASFEDYIKFSARLKPLVKKHVQNILSVGTDVVMDFPANTQNLRKWFLDLASEVNASHQLIFLNLDNEQCLRQIAQRRNEQPERAAFDTEAVFIHVTRFFEAPEASEGLNILEFSGKE, from the coding sequence ATGAAACAATTGGGGACGCTATACTTTTTCTGTGGGAAAATGGGCGCAGGAAAATCAACTAAATCAAAAAAATTGGCGATAGATAAACATGCGGTACTTTTGTCTGAGGATGAATGGCTTTCATCTCTTTATCCAAATCAAATAGCATCATTTGAGGACTATATAAAATTCTCAGCGCGGCTCAAGCCGTTGGTGAAAAAGCATGTCCAAAACATATTAAGTGTCGGAACAGATGTAGTGATGGATTTTCCAGCTAACACTCAAAATCTACGAAAGTGGTTTTTGGATTTGGCTTCAGAGGTCAATGCAAGCCACCAACTAATTTTCCTTAATCTAGATAACGAGCAATGCTTACGTCAAATTGCACAAAGGCGTAACGAACAACCCGAAAGAGCAGCTTTTGATACGGAAGCGGTGTTTATTCATGTTACTAGATTTTTTGAAGCACCAGAAGCATCTGAGGGATTAAATATTTTAGAATTTAGTGGAAAAGAATAA
- a CDS encoding DUF4230 domain-containing protein, with amino-acid sequence MGLRQGRVESTTTTTTGNRGKGTNLSVQLFRPNFKFGRIIIIILIVGLLVSILGNIWLFSGGTFNQKTTIFVENVQELANLATAEAQVKTVIKQKDNKLFGKDIKRDLPGTKQELILIVPATVIAGVDLKKVSPSDIKVNDKEKEIEIVLPRADFIQDPAIQMDKVITFSDEGLLRQEPDWDEGFDLAAHAQKQIKEEVKETGLLKTAEKNAEKVLKEFFKNLGYSVKVSFK; translated from the coding sequence ATGGGGTTAAGACAAGGTAGGGTAGAAAGCACTACTACTACCACAACAGGAAATAGAGGTAAAGGGACAAATCTTTCAGTGCAATTATTTAGGCCTAATTTTAAATTTGGAAGAATAATAATTATTATTCTAATCGTCGGGCTTTTGGTTTCTATATTAGGGAATATATGGTTATTTTCAGGGGGAACTTTTAACCAAAAAACTACAATTTTTGTTGAAAATGTTCAAGAGTTAGCGAATCTTGCAACCGCTGAAGCGCAGGTTAAGACCGTAATTAAGCAAAAGGACAATAAATTATTTGGAAAAGATATCAAGCGGGATCTCCCTGGAACCAAGCAGGAATTAATATTGATTGTGCCTGCCACTGTAATTGCAGGAGTCGACTTAAAGAAGGTGTCCCCAAGCGATATTAAAGTAAATGACAAAGAAAAAGAAATTGAAATCGTTCTGCCGCGAGCTGACTTTATTCAGGACCCCGCAATTCAGATGGATAAAGTAATAACATTCTCTGATGAAGGATTATTGAGACAAGAACCTGATTGGGATGAAGGGTTTGACCTCGCGGCACATGCACAAAAGCAAATCAAGGAAGAAGTAAAAGAAACAGGACTATTAAAAACAGCAGAAAAAAATGCAGAAAAAGTATTAAAAGAGTTTTTTAAAAACCTTGGCTACTCAGTAAAAGTTTCATTTAAATAG
- a CDS encoding inorganic phosphate transporter, whose amino-acid sequence MEITLLDFISELSIYPALIITTILTLGVIIVNGWTDAPNAIATSVSTRSIRTGAAIFMAAVFNLLGVLAMTLVNQKVAETIYNMVDFHGDVDDALVALCAAMIAIVLWATAAWAFGIPTSESHALIAGVSGAAIALQGGFSGINGSEWIKVLYGLGLSTGLGFVLGFVMVRLVELIFRRMDHFKAGKFFGKAQIFSAAGMAFMHGAQDGQKFIGIFLLGMFLAKGQAETAEVIIPIWLMVICAAVMGLGTSIGGYLDNQVCRDGYGQAGKISGVFC is encoded by the coding sequence ATGGAAATAACGTTATTGGATTTCATTTCTGAATTAAGCATATATCCTGCATTGATCATCACGACAATACTGACATTGGGCGTCATCATTGTCAATGGATGGACGGATGCTCCCAACGCAATTGCCACTAGTGTTTCCACTCGTTCAATTCGTACGGGTGCAGCCATTTTCATGGCGGCTGTGTTTAACCTGTTGGGTGTACTTGCCATGACTTTGGTCAATCAAAAGGTGGCTGAGACCATTTACAATATGGTCGATTTTCATGGTGATGTTGATGATGCATTGGTCGCGTTATGTGCGGCAATGATCGCGATTGTCCTTTGGGCAACTGCAGCTTGGGCATTTGGAATTCCCACAAGTGAAAGTCACGCCTTAATTGCCGGAGTTTCGGGAGCAGCCATTGCTTTACAGGGAGGATTCTCTGGAATTAATGGCAGTGAGTGGATCAAGGTTCTCTATGGTTTAGGTCTATCAACTGGCTTGGGTTTTGTGTTGGGGTTTGTGATGGTGAGGCTTGTTGAACTTATCTTCAGGCGTATGGATCATTTCAAAGCGGGCAAGTTTTTTGGAAAAGCTCAGATATTTTCTGCGGCAGGCATGGCTTTTATGCATGGTGCACAGGATGGTCAAAAATTCATTGGTATATTCTTGCTTGGTATGTTTCTTGCGAAAGGCCAGGCAGAAACTGCCGAAGTGATCATTCCAATATGGCTTATGGTCATTTGTGCTGCAGTAATGGGGCTTGGCACATCAATCGGTGGCTACCTGGATAATCAAGTCTGTCGGGATGGATATGGTCAAGCTGGAAAAATATCAGGGGTTTTCTGCTGA
- a CDS encoding inorganic phosphate transporter has translation MVKLEKYQGFSAELAGVMCLFLSTATGIPVSTTHTISTAIMGVGAARNIKDVNFGVVREMVLTWVLTFPFCGLVGYLMAKLFIWVF, from the coding sequence ATGGTCAAGCTGGAAAAATATCAGGGGTTTTCTGCTGAATTAGCAGGGGTTATGTGTTTATTTCTTTCAACTGCCACTGGAATACCGGTTTCGACAACACATACAATATCAACTGCGATTATGGGCGTGGGAGCTGCAAGGAATATCAAAGATGTCAATTTTGGCGTTGTCCGTGAAATGGTACTGACCTGGGTGCTAACATTCCCATTCTGTGGTTTAGTTGGGTACTTGATGGCTAAGCTGTTTATATGGGTTTTTTAA
- a CDS encoding FtsX-like permease family protein: MKKNQKRNGFSSSSVWQHYHSGYYIALVTESPIAALNKFFFAVLLVIIGTYALFTAGTIALLKLLRRNKNFYYQTKHFISVSGMIYRMKQNAVGLANICILSTMVLVMLSTTVSLYIGMEDLLKNRFPKEIDISARNLTEEQTQTVEKMVQEEAGKYQIKLKDQVSYRSAMFPTQRVGNTFKTDRTTKKSISNITMIELLPLDEYNQLEKLSATLKDNEVLLYTFRGDPVKKNITIAGHKFQIKEQLKDLSINGDASAMMTDSYVVVVKDIETIKSLYPVGEWNAVEWKDLSFYYGFDTVGSPENEIAFTKALSQKLNGLSIDGSAEGREESRETFYSLYGGLFFLGLFLGTLFIMATVLIMYYKQISEGYDDKERFSIMQKVGLSKDEIKKSIMSQVLIVFFLPLVSAVIHIAFAFKVITKLLALLNLTNIGLFVLCTAATILIFAAFYALVYILTAREYYKIVS, from the coding sequence GTGAAAAAGAACCAAAAACGAAATGGATTCTCGTCTTCATCGGTGTGGCAGCACTATCATTCCGGATACTATATCGCACTGGTAACAGAATCACCTATAGCTGCATTAAATAAATTTTTCTTTGCCGTATTGCTCGTCATTATCGGAACATACGCCTTGTTTACGGCCGGCACGATCGCCTTGTTAAAATTATTACGAAGAAATAAAAACTTCTATTATCAAACAAAGCATTTCATCAGTGTATCAGGCATGATTTATCGGATGAAACAAAACGCAGTAGGCCTAGCCAATATTTGTATTCTATCAACCATGGTATTGGTCATGTTATCAACCACAGTGTCCCTCTATATTGGGATGGAAGATCTATTGAAAAATCGCTTTCCCAAAGAGATTGATATTTCAGCCAGAAATCTCACTGAGGAGCAGACACAGACAGTGGAAAAAATGGTCCAGGAGGAAGCAGGAAAATACCAAATCAAATTAAAAGATCAAGTGTCTTATCGCTCTGCAATGTTTCCGACACAAAGGGTGGGAAACACGTTTAAAACAGATCGCACAACCAAAAAGTCAATTTCAAACATTACGATGATTGAACTACTCCCGCTTGATGAGTACAACCAATTGGAGAAACTCTCCGCTACCCTGAAAGACAACGAGGTACTTCTGTACACTTTTAGGGGCGACCCTGTTAAAAAAAACATAACAATCGCAGGACATAAATTTCAAATTAAAGAACAGTTAAAAGACTTATCCATCAATGGCGATGCATCAGCAATGATGACAGACAGTTATGTAGTCGTTGTAAAAGATATAGAAACAATTAAATCCTTATACCCTGTTGGAGAGTGGAATGCGGTGGAATGGAAGGATTTATCCTTTTATTACGGCTTTGACACTGTAGGAAGCCCTGAAAATGAGATTGCGTTTACAAAAGCTTTATCGCAAAAATTGAATGGATTGTCCATCGATGGTTCTGCGGAAGGAAGAGAGGAATCAAGGGAAACTTTTTATTCCTTATACGGAGGTTTATTCTTCCTCGGTCTTTTCCTTGGCACCTTATTCATCATGGCAACCGTCTTGATTATGTACTATAAGCAAATATCAGAAGGCTATGATGACAAAGAACGATTTTCGATTATGCAAAAAGTCGGTTTGAGTAAAGATGAAATAAAAAAGTCGATTATGAGCCAGGTGCTGATTGTATTTTTCCTTCCGCTTGTTTCAGCTGTTATTCACATCGCCTTTGCCTTCAAGGTCATTACAAAACTACTGGCATTGTTAAACTTAACCAATATTGGTCTCTTTGTCTTATGTACAGCAGCTACCATTCTCATCTTTGCCGCGTTTTATGCATTGGTTTATATATTAACAGCAAGAGAATATTATAAGATCGTTAGTTAG
- a CDS encoding ABC transporter permease, producing the protein MSKFFYLKLALTNINKQRKTYIPYILTCICTIAMFYIMHFMSGNPGLKEMSGGDSLMQILFLGNIVIAIFSVIFLFYTNSFLIKRRKKEFGLFNILGMEKKHIARVVIWETFFVTVISMVTGLVSGMVMSKLMFLLLNNILRFEVPLTHFVSVKSIGMTLVLFWGIFTLSLLNNLRYIHLAKPIELLRGGQVGEKEPKTKWILVFIGVAALSFRILYRTGNRITYSCIK; encoded by the coding sequence ATGAGTAAATTTTTCTATCTCAAACTGGCCCTAACCAATATCAATAAACAGCGGAAGACGTATATCCCTTATATTCTTACTTGTATCTGTACGATTGCGATGTTCTATATCATGCATTTTATGTCTGGAAATCCGGGTTTGAAAGAGATGTCCGGCGGTGATTCATTAATGCAGATTTTATTTTTAGGCAACATTGTGATTGCCATTTTTTCAGTCATATTCTTGTTTTACACTAACAGCTTTTTAATCAAGCGACGGAAAAAGGAATTTGGCCTATTTAACATTCTTGGAATGGAGAAAAAGCACATCGCTAGAGTGGTAATATGGGAGACTTTTTTCGTCACGGTCATCAGTATGGTCACGGGGTTAGTAAGCGGAATGGTCATGAGCAAGTTAATGTTTCTGCTTTTAAATAACATCTTACGTTTTGAAGTGCCGCTCACGCATTTTGTTTCGGTAAAATCTATCGGAATGACCTTGGTCCTTTTTTGGGGCATTTTCACCCTATCGCTTCTCAATAATTTACGGTATATCCATCTAGCAAAACCGATTGAATTGCTGCGTGGCGGTCAGGTCGGTGAAAAAGAACCAAAAACGAAATGGATTCTCGTCTTCATCGGTGTGGCAGCACTATCATTCCGGATACTATATCGCACTGGTAACAGAATCACCTATAGCTGCATTAAATAA
- a CDS encoding sensor histidine kinase has protein sequence MKNDKENLFLLYIHKNWKPVALTALFTLCFLIVFSLSHLPLAPILYSTLLCLYIGLIFFVVDFFKFRKRYKLLKTAQKTIMLQIGQLPAPTNAIEHQYQELLQILLKNKHDLTVQADSKQKDLVEYFTLWTHQIKTPIAAMRLLLQSEQTVQTSELEMELFKIEQYVQFVLQYLRLENMSNDLVFKKYEVDTIIKQAIRKNTKMFIRKKIILNYTDVYCTVLTDEKWLLFVIDQILSNALKYTKKGSISIFMKNKRLIIEDTGIGIRAEDLPRVFDKGFTGYNGRALKQSTGIGLYLCKQILTKLSHGIAIESEVGKGTKVIIDLETNEIGVE, from the coding sequence ATGAAAAATGATAAAGAAAACTTATTTCTTCTATATATACATAAAAACTGGAAGCCGGTAGCCCTCACTGCTCTTTTTACGCTCTGTTTTCTCATTGTTTTTTCGCTAAGTCATCTCCCTCTCGCCCCGATTCTCTACAGTACCCTTTTATGTCTGTACATTGGACTCATCTTTTTTGTTGTGGATTTTTTTAAATTTAGAAAGCGATACAAGCTGCTTAAGACCGCCCAAAAAACGATTATGCTGCAAATCGGCCAATTGCCTGCCCCAACGAATGCGATTGAACACCAATATCAAGAACTGCTGCAAATTTTATTAAAAAATAAGCACGATTTGACCGTCCAAGCTGACAGTAAACAGAAGGATTTAGTCGAGTATTTTACCCTATGGACCCATCAAATCAAAACACCGATTGCGGCAATGCGGCTGCTTCTTCAATCGGAACAAACGGTACAAACCTCCGAGCTTGAAATGGAATTATTTAAAATCGAACAATATGTTCAATTTGTCCTGCAATATCTTCGTTTAGAAAATATGTCCAATGATCTTGTTTTTAAAAAATATGAAGTCGATACCATTATCAAGCAGGCAATCCGAAAAAATACCAAAATGTTTATCCGAAAAAAAATCATCCTTAACTATACGGATGTATACTGTACCGTGTTAACAGATGAAAAATGGCTGCTCTTTGTGATTGACCAGATTCTATCCAATGCGTTGAAGTATACAAAGAAAGGCTCTATTTCGATTTTCATGAAAAATAAACGACTGATTATTGAAGATACTGGTATCGGCATTCGCGCAGAAGATTTGCCACGGGTATTTGATAAAGGTTTTACCGGATACAATGGTCGCGCGTTAAAACAATCGACGGGGATTGGCTTGTATTTATGCAAACAAATATTGACCAAGCTATCCCACGGTATCGCCATTGAATCGGAGGTAGGAAAAGGAACAAAGGTCATCATTGATTTGGAGACGAATGAAATTGGAGTGGAATGA
- a CDS encoding response regulator transcription factor, whose product MHKLLIIEDDMTIAKTLKNHLQSWGFEVEYISDFQNVMTQFVSFDPQLVLLDISLPFMNGFTLCSEIRKLSKVPIIFISSASDNMNIVMAMNMGGDDFIAKPFDLNVLTSKVQALLRRTYDFTGQTNLLEHRGAILNTSDSTLTFSGQRIELTKNDQKILHVLLENKDKAVSRDVLMTRLWETDSFIDDNTLTVNINRLRKKLEAIGLNDFIKTKKGLGYLVD is encoded by the coding sequence ATGCACAAACTACTAATCATCGAGGACGACATGACCATCGCCAAAACACTCAAAAATCACCTCCAATCATGGGGATTTGAGGTCGAATACATATCCGATTTCCAAAACGTCATGACTCAATTTGTTTCCTTTGATCCACAATTGGTATTATTAGATATCTCCCTCCCCTTTATGAATGGGTTTACCCTATGCAGTGAGATTCGCAAACTATCAAAGGTGCCGATTATCTTTATCTCTTCTGCATCCGATAATATGAATATTGTTATGGCGATGAATATGGGTGGGGATGATTTTATTGCCAAACCTTTTGACTTAAACGTTCTTACTTCCAAAGTCCAGGCTTTACTTCGGCGCACGTATGATTTCACTGGACAAACCAATTTACTCGAGCACCGCGGGGCTATTTTGAACACAAGTGACTCAACACTCACCTTTAGTGGACAAAGGATTGAATTAACCAAAAACGATCAAAAAATCCTGCACGTTCTGCTTGAAAATAAGGACAAGGCTGTGTCAAGAGATGTCCTGATGACCCGGCTGTGGGAAACGGATAGTTTTATTGATGATAATACACTGACAGTAAATATCAATCGGCTCCGTAAAAAGCTAGAAGCAATAGGACTGAACGATTTTATTAAAACAAAGAAAGGGCTCGGCTATTTGGTGGACTGA
- a CDS encoding IS3 family transposase (programmed frameshift), which yields MSKRSYSAEEKYEIVMALEEHCSMNELGSIYNVYPTTIMEWKHKYDKYGLEGLKESTTWKKYSKELKLAAIKDCLSGKYSIREVARMYDISDSSVLRKWIRKYNSHSEIKDTSQGRTSSMTKGRKTTWDERVQIVLDCLGNGKDYQYTSETYEVSYQQVYLWVKKYEAGGDEALKDKRGRKKEETELTPVELFQLQMKKLERENERLRAENLFFKKVRGDRKEAKISQIRFEDKYIAIQELNKKETLSISLLCEIAGIARSAYYKWLNHPPSPRAIQNEEIIKEMKILHEKVDGTFGYRQMMLHMNRKFNEKLNHKRIYRLMKVADLRSVIRIKKKQYKRSTPQHVAENILNREFTAEKPNQKWVTDVTEFKYGHSKKAYLSAIRDLCDGSIVSYVLGHSNNNQLVFKTLDQAKVLLIGEHPLIHSDRGFQYTSKGFKRKIDAAKMIQSMSRVGRCIDNGPMESFWGTLKCEKYYLHKYKTFEELSLAIDEYIHFYNHERYQKRLNGLSPMEYRAKAA from the exons ATGTCGAAAAGATCTTACTCTGCAGAAGAGAAATACGAGATAGTAATGGCTTTAGAAGAGCATTGTTCAATGAATGAATTAGGGTCAATATACAACGTGTACCCTACAACAATTATGGAATGGAAACACAAGTATGATAAATATGGATTGGAAGGTCTAAAGGAGTCCACTACCTGGAAAAAGTATTCAAAAGAATTAAAGCTGGCCGCGATTAAAGATTGTTTGTCTGGTAAATATTCTATTCGTGAAGTAGCTAGAATGTATGATATATCAGATTCCTCTGTCCTCAGAAAATGGATTAGAAAGTATAATAGTCATAGTGAAATAAAAGATACGTCACAAGGAAGGACGAGCTCTATGACTAAAGGGAGAAAAACTACTTGGGATGAACGAGTACAAATTGTGCTTGATTGCTTAGGGAACGGAAAAGATTATCAATACACGTCTGAGACTTACGAGGTCTCTTATCAACAAGTGTATCTGTGGGTTAAAAAGTATGAAGCTGGTGGCGATGAAGCACTTAAAGATAAGCGCGGAAGGAAGAAAGAAGAAACAGAACTAACTCCAGTAGAGCTTTTCCAACTTCAGATGAAAAAGTTAGAAAGAGAAAATGAACGGTTACGTGCAGAGAATTTATTCT TTAAAAAAGTTAGAGGAGATCGAAAGGAGGCGAAAATAAGTCAAATCCGATTTGAGGATAAGTATATCGCCATTCAGGAGCTTAACAAGAAAGAGACTTTAAGTATTAGTTTACTTTGTGAAATCGCGGGAATAGCACGATCCGCATACTATAAATGGCTTAATCATCCTCCTTCTCCAAGAGCAATACAAAATGAAGAAATTATCAAAGAAATGAAAATTCTCCACGAAAAAGTTGATGGCACCTTCGGTTATCGCCAAATGATGCTTCACATGAATAGAAAGTTTAATGAGAAACTGAATCATAAAAGAATCTATCGGCTAATGAAAGTGGCTGACTTACGCTCTGTTATTCGAATCAAGAAAAAACAATATAAACGCTCTACACCACAACATGTAGCAGAAAATATACTAAACCGGGAATTTACTGCGGAAAAACCAAATCAAAAATGGGTTACGGATGTTACAGAATTTAAGTATGGCCATTCAAAGAAGGCCTATTTAAGTGCGATTCGTGATCTTTGTGATGGATCAATAGTAAGTTATGTTCTAGGACATTCCAATAACAATCAACTTGTATTTAAGACGCTTGACCAAGCTAAAGTTCTATTAATTGGGGAACATCCACTTATCCATAGTGACCGTGGTTTCCAATACACCTCCAAAGGATTTAAACGTAAGATAGATGCGGCTAAGATGATACAAAGTATGTCACGAGTTGGTCGCTGTATTGATAATGGACCAATGGAATCTTTTTGGGGAACACTGAAATGTGAGAAGTATTATTTACATAAATATAAAACATTTGAGGAACTTTCTCTTGCGATAGATGAATACATCCATTTCTATAATCATGAGAGATACCAAAAACGATTAAACGGCCTTAGCCCTATGGAATATAGAGCTAAAGCCGCTTAA
- a CDS encoding ATP-dependent nuclease → MKLKSLEVKNFRNFEEVNINLTNQNVIFGMNDVGKTNLMYALRFLLDRDVRKNGFKESDYFKNDTSKVISITLGIDLEDRETDNDSKHVIAKVGRARSGTGRNLDNFFIRIKGVYDESENLGIPKIYWGNKVDELEELLQNGILSPLDSLFKVVYLDPTIDLESTFSKNRRKLFDQTKLSDSDVTISNDIKGIGKQLNEKISSMEVIQSFQSTITSEYKKLKKENISIEMKSEISINGYFGNLIPYIKRDNDDNIYPTSGDGRKKILAYSLWNHLIKAQEGNKIIIYLIEEPENSLHRSMQIALSKQLFESEVYTYFFLSTHSSELLYEMDNASLIRIYSQNKTNCESYIYHVEDKYKEVKKELNRSLATALFAEKVLLVEGPSEKVLFEKILEEVYPTYELDGGYLLEVNGINFEPYVKVLKALDIKPIVKTDNDLKAKKGSPKIFDLIGLNRCLRLIEAGVKGSVEINYFILNDEKKEVKDLVLKEILVKSKKLQIFGEFESEIKTLMENKIFLSKIDLEHDLFEAIGERMVEILGDSPIDYLQNSKLLNMIELTKELTKEDCNNIFNHELFKALKELVPNAS, encoded by the coding sequence ATGAAACTAAAAAGCCTAGAAGTGAAAAATTTTCGTAATTTTGAAGAGGTAAATATTAATCTAACAAACCAAAATGTCATTTTTGGTATGAACGATGTAGGAAAAACAAATCTAATGTATGCTTTAAGATTCTTATTGGACAGAGATGTTAGAAAAAATGGATTTAAAGAATCTGATTACTTTAAAAACGATACTAGTAAAGTAATTAGTATAACATTAGGAATTGATTTGGAAGACAGGGAAACTGATAATGACTCAAAACACGTAATAGCAAAAGTAGGTAGAGCAAGATCTGGTACAGGTAGAAACTTAGATAATTTTTTTATACGTATTAAAGGTGTTTATGATGAAAGTGAAAATTTAGGAATACCTAAGATTTACTGGGGAAATAAAGTAGATGAACTAGAAGAACTTTTACAAAATGGAATATTAAGTCCACTTGATAGCCTATTTAAAGTTGTATATTTGGATCCTACAATAGACTTAGAAAGTACCTTTTCAAAAAACAGAAGAAAATTATTTGATCAAACTAAACTAAGTGATTCTGATGTAACTATTTCTAATGATATAAAAGGGATTGGCAAACAGTTAAATGAAAAAATTAGTAGTATGGAGGTTATTCAATCTTTTCAGTCTACTATTACGAGCGAATATAAAAAGTTAAAGAAAGAAAATATATCCATTGAAATGAAATCTGAAATATCCATTAATGGATATTTTGGAAATCTAATACCGTATATTAAAAGAGATAACGATGATAATATTTATCCTACATCTGGAGATGGAAGAAAGAAGATATTAGCTTACTCACTTTGGAATCATCTCATAAAAGCACAAGAAGGTAACAAGATTATTATTTACTTAATTGAAGAGCCTGAGAATAGTTTACACAGGTCAATGCAAATAGCACTTTCAAAACAACTTTTTGAATCAGAGGTATATACATACTTCTTTTTATCAACTCATTCTTCGGAATTACTTTACGAAATGGATAATGCGTCGCTCATTCGTATATATTCTCAAAACAAAACGAATTGTGAATCGTATATCTATCATGTTGAAGATAAGTATAAGGAAGTTAAGAAGGAGTTAAATAGATCACTCGCTACCGCTTTATTTGCTGAGAAAGTATTATTAGTTGAAGGTCCGTCGGAAAAAGTACTCTTTGAAAAGATTCTTGAAGAAGTTTATCCGACTTATGAGCTTGATGGAGGATACTTATTAGAGGTTAATGGTATTAATTTTGAACCCTATGTTAAGGTTTTAAAAGCACTAGACATAAAACCGATAGTTAAAACTGATAACGATCTTAAAGCTAAGAAAGGCTCTCCAAAAATATTTGACTTAATTGGGTTAAATAGATGTCTTAGACTTATTGAAGCTGGAGTAAAAGGCAGTGTTGAGATTAACTATTTTATATTAAATGATGAAAAAAAAGAGGTAAAAGATTTAGTACTAAAAGAAATTTTAGTAAAAAGTAAGAAACTTCAGATCTTCGGGGAATTTGAATCGGAAATTAAAACACTAATGGAAAATAAGATCTTCTTATCTAAGATTGATTTAGAGCACGATTTATTTGAAGCTATAGGTGAGAGAATGGTAGAAATTCTTGGGGATTCCCCAATTGATTATCTGCAAAATTCCAAATTATTGAATATGATTGAGTTAA